A region from the Cryptococcus gattii WM276 chromosome H, complete sequence genome encodes:
- a CDS encoding uncharacterized protein (Similar to SGTC gene model, INSD accession EAL19107.1), which translates to MSSTLIPSPPSEEALRIIFPSSSIQDGIYSEPRIPLEVNVVPITWSSDGKYYSSPSLTENRTLLEIISTSRHYTSSSGKEYCRIAKDIVLLMFTSFHPCFGRIITSTEFAFYHLQFLHQQPDMTRLLSEILDAVMYNSKSVTSKLDEIIACVKWQTSVVREMDYHTGSEGLHIDNIDDEEGKNSVQRKRALHTFNPDHGWSGCIRVPSSVAQPIQLFRLKTAGEVAEGLKHGDSDALVEVNDWILTLTEETEEFECSYSLQNDEAEEKSEDGQMDEGRILTDSDNSKDLDNSDDVDTGPKKIYRTSLIRNSQRNIHIIVPSKTRRINKSEVRQEAEIYGDDADAEGEDDYGSSGMDSPIDIHMTLESDTDGDQATDIDVYQPITEDEDSEDDEDEDEYVPASRGHGRSSARASSIKIPYRKQTKKDKQKRRRTSKAFDSSPDAKPKFSNTHLTHASPVNRARHACEECRRRRVKCDEAQPACARCGRLNKNCVWGKPPQYGKMGKKSN; encoded by the exons ATGTCTTCCACATTGATACCCTCTCCACCTTCAGAAGAGGCCCTTCGCATCatttttccttcctcttctaTACAAGACGGAATCTACAGTGAACCGCGCATCCCTCTTGAAGTCAATGTTGTACCTATCACATGGTCATCGGATGGGAAATATTACTCGTCGCCATCATTAACTGAGAATCGGACCTTGTTGGAAATAATCAGCACCAGCAGGCATTACACTTCTTCGTCTGGAAAAGAATATTGCAGGATTGCCAAAGATATTGTACTCCTCATGTTCACCTCTTTTCACCCCTGCTTCGGCCGGATAATCACTTCGACTGAATTTGCCTTCTATCACCTTCAATTCCTTCACCAACAACCCGATATGACCAGGTTGTTGTCCGAGATTCTGGATGCTGTAATGTATAACTCCAAGTCGGTGACATCCAAACTGGACGAAATCATCGCTTGCGTCAAATGGCAAACTTCGGTCGTGCGAGAAATGGACTACCACACTGGATCGGAAGGACTCCATATAGATAACattgatgatgaggaaggaaaaaacTCAGtacagaggaagagagcACTGCACACGTTCAACCCTGACCATGGGTGGTCTGGCTGCATTCGTGTACCTTCTAGCGTAGCACAGCCCATTCAACTTTTCAGACTCAAGACAGCTGGTGAAGTTGCTGAAGGGCTCAAGCATGGAGACTCGGATGCTTTAGTAGAGGTGAACGATTGGATCCTAACTTTGACAGAGGAAACTGAGGAATTTGAATGCTCTTATAGTCTCCAAAACGATGAGGCAGAAGAGAAGAGCGAAGATGGGCAAATGGACGAAGGCAGGATTTTGACCGATTCCGACAACTCAAAGGATTTGGATAATTCGGATGATGTGGATACCGGCCCAAAGAAAATATATCGAACATCTCTTATAAGGAATTCACAGAGAAATATTCACATCATCGTACCGAGTAAAACACGCAGGATCAACAAAAGCGAGGTTCGACAAGAAGCTGAAATCTACGGTGACGATGCCGATGCcgaaggagaggatgaCTATGGCAGTTCGGGAATGGACTCGCCAATAGACATCCATATGACTCTCGAATCTGATACTGACGGGGACCAGGCAACTGACATTGACGTTTACCAACCCATTACAGAAGACGAGGATagtgaggatgatgaggatgaagacgaaTATGTACCTGCATCTCGCGGCCATGGTCGATCATCCGCACGTGCGTCAAGTATTAAGATTCCTTACCGCAAGCAGACCAAGAAGGACAAGCAGAAAAGACGAAGGACTTCAAAGGCCTTCGACTCTAGTCCGGATGCGAAGCCCAAGTTTAGCAACACGCATCTCACCCACGCTTCACCCGTTAACCGTGCGAGACATGCTTGTGAAGAGTGTCGCAGGAGAAGAGTCAAG TGCGATGAAGCTCAGCCAGCGTGTGCCAGGTGTGGGCGTCTAAATAAGAACTGCGTATGGGGTAAACCACCGCAATACGGCAAAATGGGAAAAAAGTCAAATTGA
- a CDS encoding Hypothetical Protein (Similar to TIGR gene model, INSD accession AAW45687.1), producing MGVHALIPAAIQNSGHVEAFHDSTPAPHHPHPHPDTASALYESYPSYASAAQQGSNCDNNQSGPSRFTLDSIRTASSHSLHPKDPQDIEQGDYEAEGEYGPIITVTWETMSRLYLLVPIITLAWLVLLVLLVTYAWPPTKKEREAGQQYPHPLLPYPFIIGIFASCTVQTIRVPIFVVVEWFGFSSTATGFISRILHSTLHETLRLLTLPLIVPSPTSGFHSSYYLGLGWGVAEVAWGIVQGWEQLALYQEVMPSSDRIYLPDEEDHDDDGDEQERAKREGMLSAVEERDEEESDREIEEEEDEDEDVLDDSELEKKVEILERMRARRDLEQVIGVPFPNIPFPFHLLWRLDTLLLNLGLTLILSAFYFNPTPIYRHFHPSPISDGAVVEAESIPATKPDRDASKYLWLAWVIIVLVHVGVNLAWKVVGRLGVGAVTWGALIIALGSVFAGLGCWGGLV from the exons ATGGGCGTGCACGCTCTCATCCCAGCAGCCATACAGAACTCGGGCCACGTGGAAGCATTCCATGACTCGACTCCCGCTCCCCATCACCCTCACCCTCACCCAGACACAGCGTCCGCCCTCTACGAGTCATACCCCTCTTACGCCAGCGCCGCGCAGCAGGGTTCAAATTGCGATAACAACCAGTCGGGCCCTAGCAGATTTACTCTTGACAGTATAAGGACAGCATCTTCCCACAGCTTACATCCCAAGGACCCACAAGATATAGAGCAGGGCGACTATGAGGCGGAAGGGGAATATGGCCCGATCATCACCG TGACTTGGGAGACAATGTCCAGGCTATACCTCCTGGTCCCTATCATAACCCTCGCATGGCTCgttcttcttgtcctcctGGTCACCTATGCCTGGCCACCGACCAAGAAAGAACGTGAAGCCGGTCAACAATATCCCCACCCCTTATTGCCGTATCCATTCATAATTGGGATCTTTGCGAGCTGTACTGTACAAACCATCAGAGTACCTATATTTGTTGTGGTCGAATGGTTCGGCTTCTCTTCCACGGCGACCGGGTTCAT CTCCAGAATCCTCCATTCTACGCTGCATGAAACACTCCGTCTGTTAACACTCCCGTTGATCGTTCCCTCCCCTACCTCGGGTTTCCATTCGTCCTACTATCTCGGATTGGGATGGGGTGTCGCGGAAGTAGCCTGGGGAATCGTCCAAGGCTGGGAACAACTTGCGCTGTATCAAGAAGTTATGCCTAGTTCGGACAGGATATATTTGCCGGATGAAGAGGAccatgatgatgatggagaTGAGCAAGAAAGGGCCAAGAGGGAAGGTATGCTGAGTGCCGTCGAAGAAAgggatgaggaagagagcgatagagagattgaggaggaagaggatgaagacgaggatgTACTGGACGACTCGGAATTGGAGAAAAAGGTGGAAATCCTAGAAAGGATGAGAGCGAGAAGAG ATCTCGAGCAGGTGATCGGTGTCCCTTTCCCC AATATTCCCTTCCCATTCCACCTTCTTTGGAGACTGGACACTCTCCTTCTTAATCTTGGTCTCACCCTCATCCTTTCAGCTTTCTACTTCAACCCGACCCCAATCTATCGTCACTTTCACCCTTCCCCTATTTCTGATGGTGCGGTTGTTGAAGCAGAATCCATCCCTGCAACTAAACCTGATAGAGATGCAAGCAAGTACCTCTGGCTGGCATGGGTCATTATTGTTCTCGTTCATGTGGGCGTCAACTTGGCATGGAAGGTTGTCGGTAGATTGGGTGTCGGTGCAGTCACTTGGGGT GCATTGATTATTGCCCTCGGAAGTGTGTTTGCTGGGTTGGGCTGTTGGGGGGGTTTGGTGTAA
- a CDS encoding ubiquitin-conjugating enzyme, putative (Similar to TIGR gene model, INSD accession AAW45405.1): MSNLAQARLHEERKQWRKDHPFGFYARPTKAADGTLNIMSWEVGIPGKAGTDWEGGIYVVKMNFPDEFPTKPPKCKFDPPLFHPNVYPSGTICLSILDEEKSWKPSITVKQICLGIQDLLEHANVNDPAQVEAYHMFKNDRTSYDKRVRQQAIERRPK, from the exons ATG AGCAATTTGGCCCAAGCGCGACTCCACGAGGAGAGGAAGCAGTGGAGAAAAGACCACCCATTT GGCTTCTATGCCAGACCAACAAAGGCGGCTGACGGAACCTTGAACATTATGAGTTGGGAAGTTGGAATACCAGGGAAGGCTGGC ACTGACTGGGAAGGAGGTATCTATGTTGTCAAGATGAACTTCCCAGATG AGTTCCCTACAAAGCCTCCAAAGT GCAAATTCGATCCTCCACTCTTCCATCCCAACGTCTACCCGTCTGGCACAATTTGTCTCTCCATCCTGGACGAAGAAAAGTCTTGGAAACCCTCGATCACCGTCAAGCAAATCTGTCTTGGTATCCAAGATTTGCTCGAACATGCTAATGTAAATGATCCTGCTCAAGTGGAGGCGTATCACATGTTCAA GAACGACCGCACATCCTATGACAAGCGTGTTAGGCAGCAGGCTATTGAACGTCGACCGAAGTAG